The Theileria equi strain WA chromosome 2 map unlocalized gcontig_1105316255037, whole genome shotgun sequence genomic sequence AATTTGAAAAAgctaaagaaggaaaatCCACAAGGAgaaaatgtccaaattCTCGAAAAAAGGATACGCAAGCTGAATAAAAAGTCAAAGGTTGTAAGCCAGGATCTCTttcaggtttgtttttctcTGCCTTTATGTGTGACGTACATTTTGCAGATATTTGAGAGGTTCGGAATGACAAGGTATGTGAAGCCGAATGAAAAATCTGGAGAGGTTAGATATAGTAATAGTACCCCTTTAAACCGCCAAACTCTGAGTTGGTTGCTAAAGGACGTCAAGAGTCAGCTGATTTCCCTTATAGTTGGCTATTTGCAAAACTTGGAGAATGGACTACTCTCACATTTAACGTCTTCTCTTGATAAAGATGGGCAGGAGGATAAATCTTCCATCGAGTGCATAGATGCCGCACTGGAATCTGTCACAgattctcttcttttatTGTTGTCTCTCTCCCAGGCACGTCCTGGCGACTCCTTTTCGACAAAATCACTCACAAAATCGCAATTTAGAATACTGAGACTACTTTATGAGCTTGGAATTGTCTATTACAAGAGTATAAAGGGACCATTTTATGTTTTGGACCTTTCTTTTATAGTTGGTAAGTTGGTATACTTTGTAAATTTGTCTCCTTTAGGCCCTAAAAATCTGGTACCTTCAAATTCACCCCTTAGCGTGCACACGAGCATCTCATTTACATCGGAATACCTTCCATCAAAGATTATTGTCCAGAGTAACTTCAAAGTTTACGTTTATACTGTCAACAATTTGCAATTTGACATTTTGAACATTCTCTGTGAAGTGCAGGCCAGGACACCAAATATGGTTGTTGGCGTGCTAACTCGGGAATCAGCTCAACGAGCGTTTAAATCTGGAATTACATCGCATGAGATTATTAGATTTTTTTCATCCACAAATACAAGCACCTTTCCTGAAAATGTTATACGACAGCTTAGAATGTGGGAAGCCGAAAGGAATAGGGTTGAACTTTCGCCAGCCATTTTAATAAAAAGATGGGACAGAGAGTTCCTCCCGGACCTGTTCCAGAGGACCGTAAGATGGGCTCAAAGCAAGCGATATGAGCTTTTCCATACAAAATGGCCCCAAGATCCGCACTCTGAA encodes the following:
- a CDS encoding conserved hypothetical protein (encoded by transcript BEWA_042030A), whose protein sequence is MEVDVDHSAIGDNIFNYLKQLDERVWHRLFLSRACLRAIFRSLGELEQLIIFRLLYIQQAVSERALKLWMSSDAIGELRQSLSVLQSYKILYISETSKDGKQQLKLNSDFRDGFIALLSNTPITYDNELTFLGRFQGTFGEDTQNLKPEEVKKENISDSFTPKNVNKKELETDTMGASDKSMDVGNTLASGSDFMDNLNDSRDLVESGDVDMENANKSLDYTQNQVSVDTPNDSSPRNPGESVKISNLTSHAKNKLKILVEFLVTKKAIRKACHIYELTENLKKLKKENPQGENVQILEKRIRKLNKKSKVVSQDLFQIFERFGMTRYVKPNEKSGEVRYSNSTPLNRQTLSWLLKDVKSQLISLIVGYLQNLENGLLSHLTSSLDKDGQEDKSSIECIDAALESVTDSLLLLLSLSQARPGDSFSTKSLTKSQFRILRLLYELGIVYYKSIKGPFYVLDLSFIVGPKNLVPSNSPLSVHTSISFTSEYLPSKIIVQSNFKVYVYTVNNLQFDILNILCEVQARTPNMVVGVLTRESAQRAFKSGITSHEIIRFFSSTNTSTFPENVIRQLRMWEAERNRVELSPAILIKRWDREFLPDLFQRTVRWAQSKRYELFHTKWPQDPHSEEYQEWLKGEMYLACKSEAKEEVIEKIRQIRNAIENARSRVT